The following proteins come from a genomic window of Rutidosis leptorrhynchoides isolate AG116_Rl617_1_P2 chromosome 10, CSIRO_AGI_Rlap_v1, whole genome shotgun sequence:
- the LOC139870053 gene encoding uncharacterized protein: protein MFTQWFELNKEDPVAQSLTYAKIPIHYVWNQDAKMWTPRKLRSCIGRIVYAHPASGEHYYLRMLLNIVKGPRSFEELRTVNGILHPKFKDACFAYGLINDDREWTHAILEAKSWASGAQLRELFVTMLLFCHVNKPLQLWELHWEALSDDIVRKKQKLFNFPDLILTEAQIKNYCLVEIQGILNRNGKSLGDFPDLPQPDPSMLTQMDNRLIREELNYNVKEMHTLHSRLFNSLNPEQLSIYQKVIDAVTEKKEVSFSYTGPEAPGRHSYTTLFWPN, encoded by the coding sequence ATGTTCACACAATGGTTTGAGCTGAACAAAGAGGATCCAGTTGCCCAGTCACTTACTTACGCAAAAATCCCTATACATTATGTATGGAATCAAGATGCGAAAATGTGGACGCCCAGGAaactaaggagctgtattggtcgtATTGTGTATGCACACCCTGCGTCAGGAGAACATTACTATCTACGTATGTTACTAAATATAGTGAAAGGCCCCCGGTCTTTTGAAGAACTCCGCACGGTCAACGGAATATTACACCCAAAGTTTAAAGATGCATGCTTCGCATACGGTTTGATAAATGATGACAGAGAATGGACACACGCCATCTTAGAAGCAAAAAGTTGGGCATCAGGTGCACAATTAAGGGAATTATTTGTCACAATGTTACTATTTTGCCACGTAAATAAACCACTACAATTATGGGAGTTACATTGGGAAGCTTTGTCCGACGACATCGTCCGTAAAAAACAAAAATTATTTAACTTCCCGGACCTAATCCTAACTGAAGCACAGATAAAGAATTACTGTTTAGTGGAAATACAGGGGATACTAAATAGAAATGGAAAGTCCCTAGGTGATTTTCCCGATCTCCCACAACCCGATCCATCGATGCTGACCCAAATGGACAACCGTTTAATTCGAGAAGAGTTAAACTATAATGTTAAAGAGATGCATACATTACACTCAAGGCTTTTCAATTCCCTCAACCCAGAACAACTATCAATATATCAAAAGGTCATCGACGCTGTCACTGAAAAAAAGGAGGTTTCTTTTTCTTATACGGGCCCGGAGGCACCGGGAAGACATTCGTATACAACACTATTCTGGCCAAATTAA
- the LOC139870052 gene encoding uncharacterized protein → MENSTCGIKQNTHLAALMQEVRLIIWDEAPMTQRFAFEALDKTLKDILGAKDDDNRLKLFGGMPMLLGGDFRQILPVIPKGKRQEVVHACINRSDLWQHCQLHTLSRVMRVNEYNAEGQLDTRKQEFNEWVLKIGEGKVPAQCKDGEDEPTWVWIPPKFIIKSKKTEIESIVDAIFPDFTLHQDDEEYLRERAILTPRNDDANAINKHMFRKLNGVSMTFKSSDEICKGSTDNIEQHYAYPVEFLNKLNFPGVPPHKLKLKIGQPVMLLRNLGLSGGMCNGTYLIITDFQQFVLQARIITGSHIGKTVIIPRIVLTSTETKWPFVMQRIQFSVRPCYAMTINKSQGQSLKLVGLYLPKPVFSHGQLYVALSRVTDPDGLKIVMIDDSDQNLQSHTRNIVYKETFFNLNHNL, encoded by the coding sequence ATGGAGAATAGTACGTGCGGGATCAAACAAAACACGCATTTGGCGGCACTCATGCAAGAAGTGAGATTAATTATCTGGGACGAAGCCCCGATGACACAGAGGTTTGCTTTTGAGGCATTAGACAAAACTTTAAAAGACATTTTAGGTGCTAAAGATGACGATAACAGATTAAAACTTTTTGGTGGTATGCCTATGTTATTAGGCGGTGACTTCAGACAGATCCTTCCCGTAATACCAAAGGGAAAAAGACAAGAGGTTGTTCATGCGTGTATCAACAGGTCAGACCTCTGGCAACATTGTCAATTGCACACACTTTCGCGTGTTATGAGGGTAAACGAATACAACGCCGAAGGACAACTTGATACCCGGAAACAAGAATTCAACGAGTGGGTCCTCAAAATAGGAGAAGGTAAAGTACCCGCACAATGCAAGGATGGGGAAGATGAACCAACATGGGTATGGATTCCACCCAAGTTCATTATTAAGTCCAAAAAAACAGAGATTGAGTCAATTGTGGATGCCATTTTCCCAGATTTCACGTTACACCAGGATGATGAAGAGTACTTGCGTGAACGCGCTATTTTAACACCCCGTAACGACGACGCAAACGCAATCAACAAACACATGTTCAGGAAACTAAATGGTGTAAGCATGACATTCAAAAGCTCCGATGAAATCTGTAAGGGTTCCACAGATAACATTGAACAACACTATGCATATCCAGTTGAGTTCTTGAACAAGCTCAATTTTCCCGGTGTCCCTCCGCATAAACTGAAATTAAAAATAGGACAGCCAGTTATGCTGCTACGAAATCTGGGGCTGAGCGGTGGGATGTGTAACGGAACGTACCTTATTATAACCGACTTCCAACAGTTTGTGCTTCAGGCTAGAATAATCACCGGGTCGCATATTGGGAAAACAGTAATAATTCCTAGAATTGTACTGACATCCACAGAAACCAAATGGCCTTTTGTGATGCAACGAATCCAATTCTCGGTCAGGCCATGTTATGCAATGACAATAAACAAGAGTCAAGGCCAATCGTTGAAATTGGTAGGCCTATACCTCCCTAAGCCCGTCTTCAGCCACGGTCAACTATATGTCGCGCTTTCTAGGGTTACCGACCCCGATGGTCTTAAAATAGTGATGATAGATGACAGTGATCAGAATCTGCAGTCCCACACCCGAAACATTGTCTACAAAGAAACCTTCTTCAATTTAAATCACAATTTATAA